GATCATGGTTTTGTCAagtttcaaataataattaaaatttatagaatATGATTGATGACTTTTGCGTGATGGGGCATATAAAAGTTAATCTAGAGACTTTGGGATATAATTAGCTGAAGTAAGcaatgattaattatattattatttagtaaaGCACATATATATAAGCTGAAAAGGACATGTGTTATGCTGCTGCGAACTCTCTGAAAGCAATTGCTAAATCATTACTACTATTCAATACTAATTAATACCTTAATCCAACTTAATTAAGCAATCATTAGTTTAATTGGTAAAATCTTGTTTTTATGTCTCACAACATAGAAACATATGCCAATTGTGGAGGACTTTgggctttctttttctttaatggGCCAGCTTTGTTAATGGATCAAAAGGCGTTTAACAGTTGAGCCCATTTACCTATATATCTGACTCAGAGCCCATTTACCAATAATGGAAAGAccatttatcaatttttttttacccaACTTGGTAAATCAAAATGTTAACTCACTCGTACACTTAGGTGAAAgttcaggtgcagtcgacttcacgtgaaattgaaagttgagagccgttagatgatttgactgatttgactaaattttcatctaacaactctcaactatcaacttcatgtgaagtcgactgcacctgagttttaaCCTGCACTTAAACAAATGTGATGATTTAGTACTagggttttaattttttattttctccttttatatatttttttataaaatattaaaaaaataaaaaatacaaacacacACTTAAtacacctttttttttctttttcttgcagCTACTATATAAATGTTCTTATTTGTCCTATGTATGTGTGTGCACTTGTTCTTGACGTGAAACATGTACCTTGCCATTCTTCAAGATGCCTTTTGTTTTGCCAATATATTGCATAAAATGGGACCACTCAGAAAAATAGACtttatgattttgttttttctttttatttaatggaaaaaatcttttctttttttaaatgaattgcAACATCATCCGTCAAGTCATTCAGCCAGTATAAGACTTGTCAAAATAATGCAATTAAATCCCCTCTCCTAATacaatctttaatttttaacttttattgatattttcAGTGAATTTTCTTGTCACCCAAATAAcacattttcaattttcaaacaaAATGTTCCTATCATGAGACGCACTTTATTcacttattaattaaatttttagtaatttctCTAATAAAATGGACAAAAAAAATTCCTAAATTCTAAGTGAAGTAATATGACTGAACAATAAGAAAGTGatatgtaaataaatttttatatatagtcaaatgttttatttgttaaataaaaaataagtgaattaaaatttgactaaatgataaaaacacaattttaagatttttttaattttaatttcacatATCACATGCTCATTGCTCCACCATATTATTccctaaaaaaaaattgtttttttttactcCAACTCATCCTaccattcaccttcaaattttatTCCACAAAGTAAAGGAAAACTTAAAGATTTGATTCAtagtaaaaagttaaaaattaaaaaataaaaaataaaaaatttattccaCCAAGTATATATATGTACGGAAGCAAGCAAATTAAAAATGCTGAAATAATTGGCCGTACCTGGCTGTATGTACAATCATTTTTTGTTTAGCTAACAAGCGATAAGGAAGGGACAcaaattgttattgttattgtatgTTGtaccttgcattattattttatagaaTAAGGAGAAAGAATACATATGACATTGGCAACAAGACAAGAGACCTATATACATTtatcaagcaacaataattgtTTGAGAAGAGTAgcaaattaattaaagtaaataattcagagtgactgaagggattatatatcaaaaccaaaaactattatataaaacattttatatcattaatatatcaaaattaaactctaaccACATAAACATCAAATATTATCTACTTGATTCCATATGTTATCTCATTGCGCCTTGTATTATGGtcaattatttgtttatttatgttttctttttccaaaaCCTTCTCGGTGAttctaatatataattattatattatagtgTTGATCCAGAAATAATTGGTCTGAAAAAAAGTCAACACAGATAATGAACATACGATAGTATATAATATTGTAAATTTGTAATTACTAATGAAatgcaatttttcttttcgtAACACACACAGATACTTGATGGTGGACCCAATAAATGGTGGTTCTAGTAAAGTTGTCATCTTGTGGCAATTGTAGCTCCGAAGAGGgtgtaaataattaaatgttaataataattaattagaacAAAATTGTGACATTAGAAACTAATTAGTACTTTatcttataaataattaattatagttgGTTCTCTTATCATCACCCCCATTACATGTAGTGATTATTTTTATCAGATAATGAAAAATTAGGGGTAtattaacaaaggaaacaataaTATTGAATTTCTTTCTTATAAACGACTATGGTATGACTTAAAAGCTTGTTTGggtttgtgaaaattttttgaatgttgACTTTTagtgcttttttctttttagaattttatttaaaaataaaataaaatcattttttattttctataataaaaataggTAATTTCTAAGCAATTCTTTCgcaaataaagaataaaataaaataattatagaaaaaattcaATTGTATTATTATGATTAACATTAAccatttcaaataataaattctatttaACAGTATGTTCACActaatttcaatataaaaaaaattccgaattaattaacaatatcACCCACACAAGACACAACCACAATACTTCCAAAAAAATGAAAGTACAAGAAAGTGGTTTGAGTGGCATCTCCACCACCCTAATggaactatatatatatatggaaaaaTTTAAGGGCTGtagttttattaaattctaaCGAGcatgtaattattaaaaaaatgagtaatttcACATGattagatgaaatctcacattattaaaaatatcattgacAATTATTTGATAACTATAAATTACAAAAGTTACTGGATCTCTAATACTcctctatatatatacatagaaagaaaataaaattacaacacTATAACTGGCCTGCATGTGACTCTCCTATGGCCATGGCCATGGGACCTCTCTCATTTACACTTTACAGTTtacactaacaaacatatctcataaattattattataattaaataatcataaGCCTGAAACCACTGAACATTGCTGCCACCATTTATTCTTTAGTTTGCCATGCCGGCCCATGTGACTCTTCCTTTTATTTTGATGGCGGCCGGAATATATAGTGTCCCACAACCCCCAATCATCACCTTTTCATGCTCCAACTAGTATGTTTCAACTACCATTTCAATTTAATCAAACAACCATATATACATACTTTGATGCTATCAACGGTGgaaattcaggtgcagtcgattttatgtgaagttgatatttaaaagtcgttaaatgatttaactgatttgactaaattttcatctaacgactctcaagtatcaacttcacgtgaagtcgacttcacctaAAATTTCACCCAACTAAATAGATCAAAATGTGGAttctttttgttatattatatatttacagTTACTTCATTTTAATCGTAAATATTTTAAGTTATGCATATTTCTACAGATAATGACACTGAAAATCAGAAAAATAtcattgaaaatttgaaaaaaaaaaataaaacaacagttggttttctctatgtacgtccttatataattataatcatataattattattatttgattaataatGAATTGAATATTTTTCCTAGAGCAGGTGTATGTTTGTGGCATGATTTATGCACAACAATCCCTCTATGACAATTTTTTTTCCCAGTAACATTCTTAATTATAATCCCTCCCTCCccagaaaaaaatatatctattgaaattaaaattgaaatttaaataagGTTGAAACTCAGGTGCAGCGTGAAGTTGACAGTTGagattagatgaaaatttagtcaaataagtcaaatcatctaacggctctcggCTATCAACTTCAGTTATCAACTTTACGTAAAGCCGACTACACTTGGTTTTCACATTTGAAATAAAAAGTATATGAAATAAGTTACTATATGCCTCCACCATTCAGAAACTTCCTTATCTTGTCTCATTATTATTCAACTGTGTCCACTGATGAAACTTTATTTGTCACAATCTGATAACGGTTcaatccttcttcttcttctccaacactatctccctcttcttcttcttcttcttcttcaacaccatcatcatcatactcttcttcttcttcttcatttgatgcattattgttgtccttGTTGGGTTCAGGTGGTGGCCTCCATTGTTGCTCAGGCTGAACCATCAAAGGCTCCATATTATTCTGGAAACTTCCAAaggtgttgttgttgttgttgctaatCTTGTCTTTGTAAAGAGCTTCAAGCTCATGAAAATAGGGACAAGTCTTGCTATCTTCACGCCTTTGCTTGTTACTCTCCTTCACTTTCTTGAAGTACTTGTTTATATTCTCCCATTTCTCTTTGCATCTCTTCGCACTTCGGTTGTAACCTAATCTCTGCATTCCACCTGATATATCCTCCCATAATGGAGCTTTTGGTCCATTCTCCATGTACTTCGAATCAAGACTTGTTCTTAGCCTTATCAATGCATGAACTTCACCCTTTGGCCACCTTGAAGACGAAGAACAACTCATTCTTTCAACTATTTCACTACTACTACTATTCTTTGCCTTAATTGTCTCTTGTTTCTGTATCTGTATCTGTGTCTGTGGTGATTGTGTTTCGTGGCCGGATAACTTGTGCAAGAGAGCGATAACAGCTGCATCTTTGGCCGCAGCTGTTGACCTCTCTTGCACAAGTACGTCGTGTTCATTGGCGATTCTTGACATCTCTTGCAACCTCCAAGCTTCTTCTTGTgctactctttctctttctcttctatcTATGGCTTCCAAGAACCTATTTTGCATCTCCTCTTGCTTTGCAAGGACTTGCCTAGTCAGCTTCCTGAAGTAGTCCTTccatttcctcttcttcttgtaCCTCTCTTCCAACCCTTCATCTGAAGCTGTGGAGGATGATGGAGATGTTGGTGACGACGATGGTGATGAGAAAAGGTTCATGCTGTTGTTATTGGGAAAGGAATGTGGTGCAAAAGTAGTACTACTTATGTTGTTGGTTGTGGCTGCAGTTACGGTTGTTGACGGCAATATCGAAGAATAGACTAGAGTAGGGTTTGCTGGCAAAAGAGGTTGTGATGATTTTGGAGGAGGGTGTGTATTGAATTGATTGTGATTCTCAAGTGCTTGTAATTGATCAAAGAACTTGTAGGTTTTTCCTTCAGATTTTCCAGTTCTACCTTCTTTGGTTCTCTTGTGATACTTATAAACattctcaaatttttctttGCATTTCTTTGCACTTCTCTTGTATCCAATCTCTCCTAATTTCCtgcattattataatatttgtaTCACAAATATCcaagaatataaataattaagctaatatatattgtatatttaattagttATCTCAAAAAACAAAGGCTAATTGACTAGAAGGAATAAGGATTATTTGTGGTTCATAACCGATGATATGGGGTGTAACATATATATAagacaaaaaaatcaaagaaatgaaACTATATATGAACATTGAAATATCCAAGATAATGAGAAGAATAGAGAAAATTGATCTCAAACAGTGAACCATATAATTTCAACCATCAATGAATTATATAGTCTTATCCTTAAAGGATATATTATTGCGGTTATTAGATGGACATTACATAAACGGCTctcataaaaacaaaattcaattaattacaattatttGGATCTTCAAAATGAAATacatggaaaaataaaaatattgatactTGAATTCTATAGTGTTagtaataagaataaaaagagaaaagaaatctAGAAACCAACAATAGTTCATAGATCTCCATGCATGATCTAGGAGGAGCTTCAAGACTTCAAGTTACAACATATATAGTTCATTCAAAaccatatatttatttattaagaattatatatattatgtttttatataCCTTGAAACTTCTTCCCATAGTGGACCTTTGAGAGTTGAATCACGAAACACTGAATCCATATCTGACCTTATCTTTAAGAGAGCCAAAGTTTCTTGCCGTGGCCACCGGTTTCCACCAAAGCTCATCTTATCGCCGCCGTCGtcgccaccaccaccaccttcttcttctcttcccttattactattattattctcTTCACTTGAATTTGTTGCATtcactacttcttcttcttcttcttcttccataccaaccaccacttCACCACCACCCTTGANNNNNNNNNNNNNNNNNNNNNNNNNNNNNNNNNNNNNNNNNNNNNNNNNNNNNNNNNNNNNNNNNNNNNNNNNNNNNNNNNNNNNNNNNNNNNNNNNNNNNNNNNNNNNNNNNNNNNNNNNNNNNNAGCTATatagagaaaaaataataataataataataataataataattagaagAGAGAGGGTGAATACTCTAAAGGCTTTTTATGCCCATGGAGTATGCTTATTGAgggtaataattttttttatttttatttttatttttttgggttgGGATCTTTCTGTCTATTTCATCATAGAAAATTAGACATTAATTGAGCTCAAGCAACTTTCTTCCCGTGTGATGTAAATTAtaatatactttttaatttttttcattaattattaggCTATAGaatcttctattttttaaatattatttatttatttatttgtgttttgtttttgtttgattgaaaatgaaagACAAGCAAGAGTTACTTTGGCTTTCTATGTGTGTCTCATACGTAAAGAATAtaaggtaaaaaaaatataaaaaataaataatccatTTTAAGGAAAATTATGATAAGGGAGaaataatttatgttattttattatatttgggaaaattaaaataattgaagagTTGTTGTAGTGGGAACAGAGTGTAGATAGCGACGATGAAGATAATAAGTTGGCCCATTTGCTTGTTGGGGGATTTTGGATTTCACTGAACGTTTGGCAAATTGGGATTATTgctatgtattttttttttactaaattaacccttttaaaaagaataatatcaAATCGGGTTGGTATCTAGTGattagctcactagtccgcttaagtaAGTGTCGGAGATTCGAATCCCGCCTTATGCATGTAGCAACTCATTGACCAGCGACAAACTCTTAAATAGAGCTCAGTACCGCGACGAATTAGTTGTTAACTTATCGGGctaaaaaataccataaaaaaaattatcattgaCTTAATTAATCATGGAATAATATAGTCATAGCGGTATATAAACATACACCAACTCTACCtatactaaaatcaattattaatataaaatatatactatatattaaaaataaattaaataatatatatatatttatacgtaatacataataattaattttaatatacaaacaatattttttatatacacgtTATCAAACAGTAATAATTCAAGTGGCAATCATCAGAGAAGgagattaatttaattttaattatagcCAAATTTACTTTCTCAATTAATATTCAAGAAcaaaattaggattttttttctaaaattatatagataaaaaccaaattaaattcaaagaattTTAATGGCTGTTGAAAATgatattaaaaaacttaaatttgaaatattttttgaagttgaatatattaaatatacatTTTATATTACTATTCTTTAATTTATACACACTtgaccaaaaatttttaattacaatttttttggttaaaaataatgatataatataacaatatatacatatatagtcaAATTCAGagataatactaataataatatgaaagtttgaaaaactttttttttacttcacATTAATTGTTAAGTCAATTACAAACTGTCAAAGAAATCtggcagttttttttttaataaattgaaagaaattaattaaggTAATCATGCAACCACGTGGGCAGCTTCACTTAGATCACAATTTTGACGAAGTTTGAGTTTGAAGTTTGGTTAAGAAAAGTAATAACTTTAACCTAATTTGTTGATAATGATGAAttaattgatgattttttttttagttagataGATATAGGTGGCTATGTGTAAAGCAAAGACCATTTATGAAGTGGAAGTAACCGGTGGAAAATTCAGTTAGCCACGACCTAACATAATAAATAGAATGAATATTTTGATGGCAAAAAAAAACAATCTTCTATAAAGTTCTAACTTTTCTTCATATATATGATTTATTTGCCAATTATTTTTTGCGATGGTGTATATATGTGATTATAGATAGATTTATTGAGTCaattttcctattttatttatctctgtaaataaataaataaattagtttattactttattttgttATCTCTACTTTTTTGAATTGAAGAGTTTTCATTAATTTCCAGTGACCCCACAACGTGCTTCAACGTGGTGGACTTTACGATCCAATAGTATTATATATGGCTTTCactaaagaaaagaatattataTGGCTTCAATAGTTTTGAAGTGGGTCatgttaaatatataaattaattaattacttccttttctctcttttttttttaattctctcCTTTATTTCTTACTAACAAATAATATCACTAGTCCTTATATATAAGTGCAACGGATAATTTTGTTAGTAATGTTATTCAACaacatttaatttttacattcaAATTGTCAAATTAGAATGCGATAGGATggaatattataaaaaatgcgtaaataatatataattttattttataaatcaaGAAATAATCTatcaccaaaaaagaaaaaagtttattatatataatttattataacgGAATCTCACCAACCACCGCCACCAAATTCTGTTATAAAATAATGAAGATAAGCGTTGAACGAAAGTTAATTTCTCCAATTGAGTGATCAAAGCAAGAGGTGttaaatattaatatctttctgttatttttttttacatttaattagtCAAAGACAAATTATATATGGATACAATAATTTAAGAATGCATAAATAAATACACGTATATATAgaccagaaaaataaaataaaacataaaatcaataataattaatgagaTAAAGCAAATGAATAATGTACATATCTAAACCaactaattatatataaatattatatttaaaatattatgctATGATATTATTCCGTCAAATTAAATAATGGGTGGATTGtgtctttcttttttatatgatCTTCATCTTTAATGTCCTCTTTATATTACGTATAAGTCATATAGGTGCCATTAAATATGCCTCCTCTTAAATATAAGATGCCAATAATTATATCTCCTTAGCTTTTTtgtgtataaaaaaaaaatataaaatctattttaaagTAGTTGATCATAGGATGGAAAATCCATCATAGGTTGACATATTTAAGTTTCATCATTTGCATAGCATAGCATAGCACTATATATTTGATCCTTGTGTTAATTGAAAAGATCTTATCCTTTAGACTTTGAAACTATTTTGTTTGGTTTGTACAAATATGTTTTGTAGAAGTTATGATAATCAAATGAAATGTATAAAGAAAGCGATTATTCGTGatggataataataataaataacaagATATTTTGAAGTAATATTATCCTAATTCCTAAATGATTTCCAATTTTCCATATCTAATATAATAATTCAAACATGTgactttatataattatatatagaacaACAATTGAACCTAATCATTCGGGGCTAGACGGCTAGTATTAATCCTAGCTAgtacttaaattatttttaaaaattagtatatattaGCACGCCTCTTACAATAGttctttaaatataaatttaaattcaaaattgataaattttttgaaaaaatttattgacAACTAATGCGTATAATTTAAAGTTTCAAATTTAAACATTTAAGttataaaatttagagtaaaaatataattttaaaaaattaattaatattagctgaaaattttatctttttaattaaacttttaacATAAATAGATGGCGGCTATGCACAATTCAGCTACTTTATATAACTATATAAGTAAAAAAACCTAGAATAATATGGAGCCTTACAAAACACATTtacttatatataataataatatgtatgTTACACAGCtcatatatacatatgaatCTTATAAATGATGTCAACTTAAGTTTGAAAAAGAGAGTTATATTTATTCATCTGTAATTTTCAGTAGTAGTGATCTACAtccttttgttaaaaaaaattaattaatataatgatGTTGAAGATGTAATAATGTGACTACCTTGATATAAAAgacattataatttatatatccCAATACATGTAGACAAAAAAGAGTTGCTTAACATGGAGGGCATGTGAATGAATGAATCCTACCAATCTTATCTCATCCATGTGGTTTTAATTTAACCCtaacattatttatatttatatatctcacttttttttttgtttcccttCATTTTTACCACTCAATTATCCATCAGGTGTATTTTTCAAATAGTTTATTATTAACAAAGTGTATGAAGTAATTAACTAATTCGGgagattaattatattgattattCCACTTGCTAGAAGGCCATGAGAGAATTTGATGGTAGTTCAATCCCTTTCAAGATCATGGAAGAAATTAAATACTTCGATTGTGacctattaataataataatgaagaaTTACATAAACAAACAAGTTTTTAACTAGCAGATATTTTTTTAGTGGTAGCTAGAAGATGTTAGGAGTAAcaataagaagatatttaattatatatatataNNNNNNNNNNNNNNNNNNNNNNNNNNNNNNNNNNNNNNNNNNNNNNNNNNNNNNNNNNNNNNNNNATTAAATCATCtatgtgtatataaaaatcaatcattaaattatacttttatataaaatatatatttagattACATAAAACAATtcgtatatatatacacaaatatacatggcagttattttattgttaattgtaatgtgtatataatatttttatatatttttaatgtattttatattttaatttatattttttaactgatttaataatttatttttaattataagttGATCAATCCCGAAGTAGTAGCTCTATCCTTTGGGAAACAAGAAGAATGACACGTAGGGGTTACGTTTAAAATTAGAAActtctttttaatattaactTTGACATTTATACATACTTGTATTGTGTACATCTAATAGTTTATGTTTCTGTCTATCTGCACTGaaataacaaaatcaacagatcatcattattcatataaataatgtgttatattatataactataaaattatcatatatattatCATCATTTAGAGTTAATTAGTCGTactctattatatattattagctGATGACAGGTATTTATTAGCTGGTTATATAGCCAACTAATTAATACCTTCGGTTATGCGAATGCCACcacttaattattattattattagagtgatgttcaagaaaataaaatttgggaATCTAACGAAACAGATAAATAATTTTCACGTTCAGATTagattaataataatttctAGAAAAGGTGAGTATGCTGTAAACATCAACTCATACAAGAAAAGAATTGAATGTTCAAGCCAGCCAATCACACGCAATTTTTGTTGATACTAAGATAAATATAatacttttgaaaaattattcattcatttttattttattttattaaaaaatactatgtATACATATACCACCTGGAGAATAAGAAAGTATTAAAGGGGGTGTCGgtccaagaaagaagaaagttagaaagattattgttattattatcatGATCATATGGTGGGTGCACATGCATGCTGCATTTTCTTCTCTTGCATCCACCAACTGTTATGACTCGTATCATCAACATGTGAAAATGCTCATGCAAACGTTTAGCAAGTAAATTTCACAATTCCCTTAGCTTCATCATTTATTATTTGcttctctaatttttttccCTCTTAGTTTATAGTAAAAAGTTAATCTCTTACCaatctgaattttatttatattaaaagtttataatGCTGATAAGTAAATTGCTATATGAAGAATTACAGGAATCAGTAGAATATctatacaatgtgtataatagaGATATAGGGATGTTCGATTTAGTAGGATATCAGATGATTATTATCCTAGTATCAGATGGTTATTTTGGATAATATATGTGTATTGTGtttgaaaaattagtaatattttatcttagatgtttattttttaacttatattaaactaaataaatagtCTATTATTGTAcatattatacaaatattctatTAGCTCCCTAATAAAATTCTTGCTGTATACACAGGACGATATTCAAAAgtttaatatttatttgaatGGACACAACATATTGAtcattaaaatatatatcataataaaattggaagaggtcaaaattaataaaaaaattacgataaaattacaaaataaataaaaaaattatcaaagtgaatgataattaactaactatcagttaaatttaaattttgatgattatattattattgtccAAGCAAGTGAGATATTGTACCAAATTGCTTTTTTCTAGCAAGTGTTTACACAAATGAAGAAGGACCTTTCCATTCCATGCATgttgctatttactttccatAGAAAGGTATGATCACAGATAGAAATGAATTAGGTCACAAAAAATGTTAATTAGGATGTGGAATTGGATATGATTAAGGGGTAGATCAAGGGGAAGTGTCAAAGAATTAAAAGCTTGAAGGGACCATGGATGTTACTGTGCTTGGTTACCATTTGAGGGCAAACACCAAGAACAAGAGCAAGGGTAGGTCATATTATAGGGTAGGACCCATCCACATGATGAGGTTATGGTGGTAGATGTGCCCTCTTCAACAcccatacatatacatatatcctTTCTTCAACTTAacaaacaataacaaattaataataaaaaattgtggGTATTCACTCACATGGATACGAGATTTAATGCATTCAGGTGTAGCGATAGAGCAATTATACATTAccactaaatatttttatttttagtctgTAGTTGATCgataataatttatacttatatttacataaattttatacataaaaaatatataatttatatttatatatactaaattttGTATATATGAATTAATATAGTCTGCATctatcatttttaaaatttacgttataaataaataaaatatatttattaaaaataattagtatttgaattaatcaaataatgacaacaaatattaaaaattattgacttTCTGATACTCATTTGTAtgaaaaattagagaaaactAAAGATAATCAAAgagaatataaaagagaaatttcaagaattaggattaaaaaaaaaaaaatttttattatatcataCCATCcatattattatatcatatttcTATTTATAGTATAATTCTCTAAGTGATCTAGCCTAATACTAATCCTATCACTCCCTTTGTAAGGTTATCATCATCACACCAGAAAAcgacgtttttttttttgtcaaagaaAATGACACTTTAGGTGTATgtccttagttattttttttgggGGGTCATGTCTAAGCGGTTTTATTATTCTTCTAAGAATTTGGGTCTTTTCGGGCCTTTTAGGTAATGAAGTTAATTTGGTACTAATGCTTTTTGGATAAATAGTTCAGGCCTTTCGGGTCATATTTTGTTTGGTTGGTAGTTCAGTCATAGTAATAATGAAAAAACGGATCCAGCCTAAAAATAATAGATGG
The Arachis duranensis cultivar V14167 chromosome 5, aradu.V14167.gnm2.J7QH, whole genome shotgun sequence genome window above contains:
- the LOC107491627 gene encoding trihelix transcription factor DF1, translated to MEEEEEEEVVNATNSSEENNNSNKGREEEGGGGGDDGGDKMSFGGNRWPRQETLALLKIRSDMDSVFRDSTLKGPLWEEVSRKLGEIGYKRSAKKCKEKFENVYKYHKRTKEGRTGKSEGKTYKFFDQLQALENHNQFNTHPPPKSSQPLLPANPTLVYSSILPSTTVTAATTNNISSTTFAPHSFPNNNSMNLFSSPSSSPTSPSSSTASDEGLEERYKKKRKWKDYFRKLTRQVLAKQEEMQNRFLEAIDRRERERVAQEEAWRLQEMSRIANEHDVLVQERSTAAAKDAAVIALLHKLSGHETQSPQTQIQIQKQETIKAKNSSSSEIVERMSCSSSSRWPKGEVHALIRLRTSLDSKYMENGPKAPLWEDISGGMQRLGYNRSAKRCKEKWENINKYFKKVKESNKQRREDSKTCPYFHELEALYKDKISNNNNNTFGSFQNNMEPLMVQPEQQWRPPPEPNKDNNNASNEEEEEEYDDDGVEEEEEEEEGDSVGEEEEGLNRYQIVTNKVSSVDTVE